The Crocosphaera subtropica ATCC 51142 genome includes a window with the following:
- a CDS encoding DNA adenine methylase, with the protein MIKPSPVLKWAGGKTQLLPAIKKQYPQQLQQGKIKTYIEPFFGGGAVFFDIYSNFKIEKAYLFDKNPELIILYKVIQNNVEDLIKELSILETQYLDLNNEQRKEFYYKVRDDYNKLDKKIDANDYKKEWIKRAAYTIFLNKTCFNGLYRVNTKGYFNVPMGRYKNPKILNEKNLLAVNQAFKIAEIKHTDFAEVLKCSNNSTFIYYDPPYRPISETANFNAYSSLEFNDDEQRRLKDMFVKISSQGALQMLSNSDPTNYVDDPFFDKLYQDFNISRILASRMINSKGGKRGKIREILVTNYENKKIRNPLANT; encoded by the coding sequence ATGATTAAACCTTCTCCGGTACTAAAGTGGGCCGGAGGAAAAACTCAATTATTACCAGCAATCAAAAAACAGTATCCTCAGCAACTTCAACAAGGTAAAATTAAAACTTATATAGAACCTTTTTTTGGAGGAGGGGCAGTTTTTTTTGATATTTATTCTAATTTTAAAATTGAAAAAGCTTATCTTTTTGATAAGAATCCAGAATTAATTATTCTGTATAAGGTCATTCAAAATAATGTAGAGGATCTTATTAAAGAATTATCGATTTTAGAAACACAATATCTTGACTTGAACAATGAACAAAGAAAAGAGTTTTATTATAAAGTGAGAGATGATTATAATAAATTGGATAAAAAAATTGATGCCAATGATTATAAGAAAGAGTGGATAAAAAGAGCAGCTTATACAATATTTTTGAACAAAACTTGTTTTAATGGTTTATATCGGGTCAATACTAAGGGATATTTTAATGTGCCAATGGGTCGTTATAAAAATCCTAAAATACTAAATGAAAAGAATTTACTTGCTGTTAATCAAGCGTTTAAAATTGCTGAAATTAAACACACAGATTTTGCAGAAGTTCTCAAATGTTCTAATAACTCAACCTTTATTTATTATGATCCTCCTTATCGTCCTATTAGTGAAACGGCGAATTTTAATGCTTATAGTTCTCTAGAATTTAATGATGATGAACAACGAAGATTAAAGGATATGTTTGTGAAAATATCTAGTCAAGGTGCGTTACAAATGTTAAGTAATTCAGATCCCACTAATTATGTTGATGATCCTTTCTTTGATAAATTATACCAAGACTTTAATATTAGTCGTATTTTAGCATCAAGGATGATTAATTCTAAAGGTGGGAAGCGAGGTAAAATTAGGGAAATCTTAGTTACTAATTATGAAAACAAGAAAATACGAAATCCGTTGGCTAACACCTAA
- a CDS encoding transcriptional repressor translates to MSPYTANSLKAELNARGWRLTPQREKILHVFQNLPRGNHLSAEELFELLEQRGETISLSTIYRSVKLMSRMGILRELELAEGHKHYELNHPHPNHHHHMVCIQCNKTTEFKNDSILKHSLKQCDKEGYQLIDCQLTVMTICPEAIRMGWPSSLPSNWVCTRAISDEDPHDFTEAESE, encoded by the coding sequence ATGTCTCCCTATACAGCCAATTCCCTAAAAGCTGAATTGAATGCCAGAGGTTGGCGTTTGACTCCACAAAGGGAAAAAATACTGCACGTCTTCCAAAACCTCCCAAGAGGGAATCATTTGAGTGCTGAGGAGTTGTTTGAACTATTAGAACAGCGAGGAGAAACCATCAGTTTATCGACGATTTATCGTAGTGTTAAGTTGATGTCTCGTATGGGAATTTTACGAGAATTAGAATTAGCGGAGGGTCACAAACATTATGAACTAAATCATCCTCATCCTAACCATCATCATCACATGGTTTGTATCCAGTGCAATAAAACCACTGAATTTAAGAATGATTCTATCTTGAAACATAGTTTAAAACAGTGTGATAAAGAAGGTTATCAATTGATAGATTGTCAATTAACGGTAATGACTATTTGTCCGGAGGCCATTCGCATGGGTTGGCCGTCTTCTCTTCCTAGTAATTGGGTGTGTACCCGTGCTATTTCTGATGAAGATCCCCATGATTTTACTGAGGCTGAATCAGAATAA
- a CDS encoding D-alanyl-D-alanine carboxypeptidase: MRLTRSWLPTLAIVATTSLTAISPSFGNNLKPLLNNPEPAPVADSPIEIYVPPPENNTSGSCAALITPVIDNIISPYEKHWGILVEKLDDGTVLYSHNADRHFIPASNNKIFTTAAALQLKTPQSKIGSKSLQSWVNVTNVRSNNYYADTLLRHIGGQQAAKSALGKLGVLPNTFRQVDGSGLSRRNVATPRSLVTILRAMYYTPNRDIFYSSLPVAGVTGTLRNRMKGTSAQGTVSAKTGTLRGVRALSGYMKHPHFGMVVFSILVNNPSVSGSAMIHSIDKIVLQLSSTRPCDS, from the coding sequence ATGCGATTAACCCGTTCTTGGCTCCCAACTTTAGCCATTGTTGCTACTACATCCTTAACCGCAATTAGTCCTAGTTTCGGTAACAACTTAAAACCCCTTTTAAATAATCCTGAGCCGGCTCCTGTTGCAGACAGTCCCATTGAAATTTATGTTCCACCCCCAGAAAACAATACTTCTGGAAGTTGTGCTGCTTTAATCACACCGGTTATTGATAATATTATTAGTCCCTACGAAAAACATTGGGGAATTTTAGTCGAAAAATTAGACGACGGCACAGTTTTATACAGCCATAATGCGGATAGACACTTTATCCCTGCTTCTAATAATAAAATCTTTACTACTGCTGCTGCTCTACAATTAAAGACTCCTCAATCCAAAATTGGCTCAAAATCTCTACAGTCTTGGGTTAATGTTACCAATGTCAGAAGTAACAACTATTATGCTGATACCCTTTTACGTCACATTGGGGGACAACAAGCAGCTAAAAGTGCTTTAGGGAAATTAGGGGTGCTTCCTAATACTTTTCGTCAAGTAGATGGTTCAGGGTTATCCCGTCGCAATGTGGCTACCCCTCGCTCTCTAGTAACAATCCTCAGAGCCATGTATTATACTCCAAACAGGGATATCTTTTACAGTTCCTTACCCGTTGCTGGAGTCACAGGAACCCTTCGCAACCGTATGAAAGGAACCTCAGCCCAAGGAACAGTCTCTGCTAAAACAGGTACATTACGGGGGGTAAGAGCCTTATCTGGTTATATGAAGCATCCCCACTTTGGTATGGTTGTCTTTAGTATCTTAGTGAATAATCCTAGTGTTTCTGGTTCTGCTATGATCCATTCCATTGATAAAATTGTCCTGCAATTGAGTAGTACCCGTCCTTGTGACTCATAA
- a CDS encoding NuoF family protein produces MNLEELLAIQKETKQKRQQKPKQIRCCIASGCLSCGAESVKKSLDNAIKEAHLEQEVEVLGVGCMGICGRGPSIEIDPETTLYHNVTLENIPAIITSLNQTKTSENLPPQGDLNHPFFAYQKLIVRENSGKIDPDNIDDYIAEGGYQQLHHVLLEMTPNDVIKEVTKSGLRGRGGGGYPTGVKWATVAKMPGQQKYVICNADEGDPGAFMDRAVLESDPHRILEGMAIAAYAVGANHGYIYIRAEYPLAIKRLEKAIQQAKRYGLMGSQIFDSPFDFKIDIRVGAGAFVCGEETALIASVEGKRGTPRPRPPYPAESGLWGDPTLINNVETYANIVPIIREGGDWYASIGTENSKGTKVFALTGKIENNGLIEVPMGTSIRTIVEEIGGGVLDQGTVKAVQTGGPSGGCIPAHLLDTPVEYDSLQKLGTIMGSGGMIVMDQDTSMVEIARFYMDFCQEESCGKCIPCRAGTVQLYDLLTKLVERKATQQDLDQLEALCQMVKDTSLCGLGMTAPNPVISTLQYFRDEYVSLLQVT; encoded by the coding sequence ATGAACCTCGAAGAACTTTTAGCCATTCAAAAAGAAACTAAGCAAAAAAGACAACAAAAACCGAAACAAATTCGATGTTGTATAGCATCGGGATGTCTTTCTTGTGGGGCAGAAAGCGTCAAAAAGAGTCTCGATAATGCCATTAAAGAAGCCCATTTAGAACAAGAAGTCGAAGTCCTTGGCGTAGGTTGTATGGGAATTTGTGGTCGTGGTCCTTCTATCGAAATTGACCCAGAAACCACCCTGTATCATAACGTTACCCTTGAGAATATCCCTGCTATTATTACCAGTTTAAATCAGACAAAGACTTCGGAAAACTTACCCCCTCAAGGGGATCTTAATCATCCTTTCTTCGCTTATCAAAAGCTAATTGTTAGGGAAAATAGTGGCAAAATTGATCCAGACAATATTGATGATTATATTGCTGAAGGGGGTTATCAACAATTACATCATGTTCTTTTAGAAATGACCCCCAATGACGTTATCAAAGAAGTCACAAAAAGCGGACTCAGGGGAAGGGGTGGCGGAGGCTATCCCACCGGCGTAAAATGGGCAACAGTGGCAAAAATGCCAGGACAGCAGAAATATGTCATCTGTAACGCCGATGAAGGGGACCCAGGGGCATTTATGGACCGGGCTGTTTTAGAAAGTGATCCCCATCGCATCTTAGAAGGCATGGCGATCGCAGCTTATGCAGTAGGCGCAAATCACGGCTATATCTACATTCGTGCCGAGTATCCCCTCGCCATCAAACGCTTAGAAAAAGCCATCCAACAAGCCAAACGATACGGCTTAATGGGGTCCCAAATCTTTGATTCTCCCTTTGACTTCAAAATTGACATCAGAGTAGGGGCAGGAGCCTTTGTTTGTGGGGAAGAAACCGCTTTAATCGCCTCCGTAGAAGGAAAACGAGGAACCCCTCGCCCTCGTCCACCTTATCCCGCAGAATCAGGGTTATGGGGCGATCCAACCCTTATCAATAACGTCGAAACCTATGCAAACATCGTTCCCATTATCCGAGAAGGAGGAGACTGGTACGCCAGTATTGGGACAGAAAATAGCAAAGGAACCAAGGTTTTTGCCCTGACGGGAAAGATAGAAAATAACGGATTAATTGAGGTTCCGATGGGAACTTCGATCCGAACAATTGTTGAAGAAATTGGCGGAGGCGTTCTGGATCAAGGAACAGTCAAAGCGGTGCAAACAGGAGGTCCTTCTGGGGGTTGTATTCCGGCACATTTATTAGATACGCCCGTCGAATATGATTCCTTACAAAAGCTAGGAACCATTATGGGATCGGGAGGCATGATCGTCATGGATCAAGATACCAGCATGGTGGAAATTGCCCGATTTTATATGGATTTTTGTCAAGAAGAAAGCTGTGGCAAATGTATTCCTTGCCGTGCAGGAACGGTACAGTTATATGATCTATTAACCAAGTTAGTTGAAAGGAAAGCAACTCAACAAGATTTAGATCAATTAGAAGCCCTCTGTCAAATGGTAAAAGACACCAGTTTGTGTGGCTTAGGAATGACTGCACCCAACCCAGTAATTAGCACATTACAGTATTTTCGAGATGAATATGTGAGCTTACTTCAAGTAACTTAA
- the hemN gene encoding oxygen-independent coproporphyrinogen III oxidase, giving the protein MNLTAKTIEFDKDLIKKYDKSLPRYTSYPPATELKTKVGEVEFRAGIAAGNHKKTPLSLYCHIPFCETACYFCGCNTIITGNKKVADPYLEYLIKDIERTAELISPNRAVNQIHWGGGTPNYLNQSQIDRLFNTLVKNFNIDKDAEISIEVNPRYLDRNLIFFLRQLGFNRISFGIQDFDPKVQKVINRVQPEEMLFNVMGWMREAEFESVNVDLIYGLPYQNRDTFKKTVQKTIELDPDRIAVFNFAYIPWIKPAQKNLPVDELPNASEKLAMLQMTIEEFNNNDYLFIGMDHFAKANDELAIAQSQGDLHRNFQGYTTKPESDLLAFGMTSISMLHDVYVQNHKKIKDYYKALDEGHLPIEKGVTLSKDDIIRRAVIMELMCQSQLYKDRIEEKYNLNFDLDFDEYFAQELIDLKPLEADGLIHLHSDRLEVTNTGRWLIRNIAAVFDPYLKGRKEQSFSKAI; this is encoded by the coding sequence ATGAACTTAACAGCTAAAACCATTGAATTTGACAAAGACTTAATCAAAAAATACGACAAATCTCTACCCAGATATACCAGTTACCCCCCTGCAACAGAACTTAAAACTAAGGTAGGAGAAGTAGAATTTAGAGCAGGAATTGCAGCAGGAAACCATAAAAAAACTCCCCTTTCTCTCTACTGTCATATTCCTTTTTGTGAAACTGCTTGTTATTTTTGTGGTTGTAATACCATTATTACAGGAAATAAAAAAGTTGCCGATCCTTACTTAGAATATTTAATTAAAGATATTGAAAGAACCGCCGAATTAATTTCCCCTAATCGTGCAGTTAATCAAATTCATTGGGGAGGGGGAACCCCAAACTACTTAAATCAATCCCAAATTGATCGCTTATTTAATACTTTAGTCAAAAACTTTAATATTGACAAAGATGCCGAGATATCCATTGAAGTCAATCCCCGATATCTTGATCGCAATTTGATCTTTTTCTTGAGACAGTTAGGGTTTAATCGCATTAGTTTCGGCATACAAGATTTTGACCCGAAAGTACAAAAAGTAATTAACCGTGTTCAACCGGAAGAAATGTTATTTAATGTCATGGGTTGGATGAGAGAAGCTGAGTTTGAAAGTGTCAATGTTGACCTCATTTATGGACTTCCCTATCAAAACCGAGACACCTTTAAAAAGACCGTTCAAAAGACCATAGAATTAGATCCCGATCGCATTGCTGTGTTTAACTTTGCTTATATTCCTTGGATTAAACCAGCGCAAAAAAATCTTCCCGTTGATGAACTTCCTAATGCGTCAGAAAAGTTAGCCATGCTGCAAATGACCATCGAAGAATTCAACAATAACGATTATTTATTCATCGGAATGGATCACTTTGCCAAAGCCAATGATGAATTGGCGATCGCCCAATCACAAGGAGATTTACATCGTAACTTTCAAGGTTACACCACCAAACCAGAATCTGATCTTTTAGCCTTTGGCATGACATCTATTAGTATGTTACATGATGTTTATGTTCAAAATCATAAGAAGATTAAAGACTATTATAAAGCCTTAGATGAGGGACATTTACCCATTGAAAAAGGTGTAACGTTAAGCAAAGATGACATTATTCGTCGGGCTGTTATTATGGAATTAATGTGTCAATCTCAACTCTATAAAGATCGCATTGAAGAGAAATATAACCTCAATTTTGATCTTGATTTTGACGAATATTTTGCCCAAGAATTAATCGATCTCAAACCTTTAGAGGCCGATGGATTAATCCATTTACATAGCGATCGCCTAGAAGTCACCAATACTGGTCGCTGGTTGATTAGAAATATTGCTGCGGTATTTGATCCTTATCTCAAAGGACGTAAAGAACAGTCGTTTTCTAAGGCTATTTAG
- the hoxE gene encoding bidirectional hydrogenase complex protein HoxE: METKTLTKQPQKSGQKVDKRFKILEVTMKRNHYRQDALIEILHKAQEAFGYLEPDVLEYVAHALKLPLSRVYGVATFYHLFSLKPSGKHTCVVCLGTACYVKGSDKILAALQQELGIKSGETTADKQISLLSARCLGACGIAPAVVFDGEVTGKQTAENVLEKIKNWQQHGEP, encoded by the coding sequence ATGGAAACTAAAACCCTGACCAAACAGCCTCAAAAATCTGGTCAAAAAGTAGATAAACGCTTCAAAATACTTGAGGTTACGATGAAGCGGAATCATTATCGGCAAGATGCTCTCATCGAAATTTTACACAAAGCACAAGAAGCTTTTGGCTATCTAGAACCCGACGTTTTAGAATATGTTGCTCATGCCTTAAAACTGCCTTTAAGTCGAGTTTATGGAGTTGCAACTTTTTATCATTTATTCTCCCTTAAACCCAGTGGCAAACATACTTGTGTTGTTTGTTTAGGAACAGCTTGTTATGTTAAAGGCAGTGATAAAATTTTAGCTGCATTACAACAAGAATTAGGCATAAAATCAGGAGAAACGACAGCCGATAAACAAATTTCTTTACTTTCTGCAAGATGCTTAGGAGCTTGTGGTATTGCCCCTGCCGTAGTGTTTGATGGAGAAGTAACAGGGAAACAAACAGCAGAAAATGTATTAGAAAAAATCAAAAATTGGCAACAGCATGGAGAACCATAA
- a CDS encoding Uma2 family endonuclease → MITTISQPITLEEFWDWYPDGFGRYELHDGAIFEMQPIGNHEEVISFLTIKLAVQIEKFDLPYLIPKQALIKPLDTNKSAYNPDVLILDKSNLNNESLWKTRSTITQGKTVPLVIEVVSTNWGYDYGHKLIDYEALGITEYWIVDYLGLGGKRYIGDPKQPTISIYQLVDDEYQLQQFRENDVLISSIFPNLNLTAQQIFDIAN, encoded by the coding sequence ATGATTACAACAATTTCACAACCTATCACATTAGAAGAATTTTGGGACTGGTATCCCGACGGTTTCGGACGTTATGAATTACATGATGGGGCTATTTTTGAAATGCAACCAATAGGAAATCATGAAGAAGTCATTAGTTTTCTTACCATTAAATTAGCTGTACAAATTGAAAAGTTTGATCTCCCTTATCTGATACCCAAACAAGCATTAATTAAACCCCTTGATACCAATAAATCTGCTTATAACCCTGATGTACTGATTCTTGATAAATCTAACTTAAATAATGAATCTTTATGGAAAACACGATCAACTATTACACAAGGAAAAACCGTTCCTTTAGTAATAGAAGTGGTTAGTACAAACTGGGGTTATGATTATGGCCATAAATTGATTGATTATGAAGCGTTAGGAATAACTGAATATTGGATTGTTGATTATTTAGGATTAGGAGGAAAACGGTATATTGGTGATCCGAAACAGCCGACAATTTCTATTTATCAATTGGTTGATGATGAATATCAACTACAACAATTTAGGGAAAATGATGTTTTAATTTCTTCTATTTTTCCTAATCTTAATTTAACAGCACAACAAATTTTTGATATAGCTAATTAA
- a CDS encoding catalase family protein, with the protein MSQLGQEYFPEDEQETIKKLVEIFEFLMRDYKFSPSPRTQHPKSHGYVQGEFIIEENMSDQFKVGIFAKPQTYPIWVRFSNGSGASDETGNFQPDIRGDIRGVSIKLLGVEGCKAFEDSAPNEQDFIVVNTPIFFLRDAKAYLDFFPIVNGIRDGKIIMNADGTPKQIPDKLKASYEAIAYSLPLLNQVRSQVMTSPLEANYWSATPYKFGDIAMKYAVFPHLEGKKFNIETAEDKTNYLREAMTKHLAEKDAYFDFCIQLQTDAEKMPIEDPTVLWDEKESPFIKVATMRIFKQEFNSQERIETDEKQSFSPWNCLEEYRPLGGVNRARKIYADMADFRNQINNA; encoded by the coding sequence ATGTCACAACTCGGTCAAGAATATTTCCCAGAAGACGAACAAGAAACCATTAAAAAATTAGTTGAGATTTTTGAATTTTTGATGAGGGATTATAAGTTTTCTCCGAGTCCAAGAACTCAACATCCTAAGAGTCATGGTTATGTTCAAGGAGAGTTTATTATTGAGGAAAATATGTCCGATCAATTTAAGGTCGGAATTTTTGCCAAACCGCAAACTTATCCGATATGGGTTCGCTTTTCTAATGGGAGTGGTGCATCAGATGAAACTGGAAATTTTCAACCTGATATAAGGGGAGATATTCGAGGGGTTTCGATTAAATTATTAGGGGTTGAAGGATGCAAAGCATTTGAAGATTCTGCCCCCAATGAACAAGATTTTATTGTAGTTAATACCCCGATCTTTTTTCTCAGAGATGCAAAAGCTTATTTAGATTTCTTTCCTATTGTTAATGGTATTCGGGACGGAAAAATTATTATGAATGCTGATGGAACGCCTAAACAAATTCCTGATAAATTAAAAGCATCTTATGAAGCGATCGCTTATTCTTTGCCTTTATTGAATCAAGTCAGAAGTCAGGTTATGACGAGTCCTTTGGAGGCTAATTATTGGAGTGCAACCCCTTATAAATTTGGGGATATTGCCATGAAATATGCTGTTTTTCCTCATCTTGAAGGGAAAAAATTTAATATTGAAACTGCGGAAGATAAAACGAATTATTTAAGAGAAGCAATGACTAAGCATTTAGCCGAAAAAGATGCTTATTTTGACTTCTGTATTCAATTACAAACTGATGCTGAAAAAATGCCTATTGAAGATCCAACAGTATTATGGGATGAGAAAGAATCTCCTTTTATTAAAGTGGCAACTATGAGGATTTTTAAACAGGAATTTAATAGTCAAGAACGGATAGAAACCGACGAAAAGCAGTCTTTTTCACCGTGGAATTGTTTAGAAGAATATCGACCTTTAGGGGGAGTTAATAGGGCGCGTAAAATTTATGCAGATATGGCTGATTTTCGGAATCAAATAAATAATGCTTAA
- a CDS encoding heme oxygenase (biliverdin-producing): protein MSNNLALKLREGTSHSHTLAENTAFTKCFLKGIVEREPFRKLLADFYFLYSTLEQELERHKDDPVISKIYFPELNRKENLVKDLEYYYGENWAADIFPSVAGQTYVARIREVSQTEPALLVAHSYVRYMGDLSGGQSLKNIARSALELPENKGTQFYEFEQIATAEARREFKGKYRDGLNALLIDETIEEKIIEEANHAFKLNRDVVHELEADVKEAIGDHVFELITRQAIPGATEHPHGQGHPHSVAIAE from the coding sequence ATGAGTAATAACTTAGCCCTCAAGCTTCGGGAAGGAACCAGTCATTCTCACACCCTGGCAGAGAATACAGCCTTTACCAAGTGTTTCCTCAAGGGTATTGTAGAAAGAGAACCCTTTCGTAAACTGTTAGCTGACTTTTATTTCTTATATTCTACTCTAGAACAAGAATTAGAACGCCATAAAGACGATCCTGTTATTAGTAAGATTTATTTTCCCGAATTAAACCGTAAAGAAAACTTAGTAAAAGACCTAGAATACTACTACGGAGAAAATTGGGCAGCCGATATTTTTCCCTCAGTGGCTGGTCAAACTTATGTAGCAAGAATTCGGGAAGTTTCTCAGACGGAACCTGCCTTATTAGTTGCCCATTCTTATGTGCGTTATATGGGTGATTTATCTGGGGGTCAAAGCTTAAAAAATATTGCTCGTTCAGCCTTAGAATTACCTGAAAATAAAGGAACCCAATTCTACGAATTTGAACAAATTGCTACTGCAGAAGCCAGACGAGAATTTAAAGGAAAATATCGGGATGGTTTAAACGCTTTACTCATCGATGAAACCATAGAAGAAAAGATTATCGAAGAAGCAAACCACGCCTTTAAATTAAACCGTGATGTGGTCCATGAATTAGAAGCTGATGTTAAAGAAGCCATCGGTGATCATGTGTTTGAATTAATCACTCGTCAGGCAATTCCTGGGGCAACTGAACACCCTCATGGTCAGGGTCATCCCCACAGTGTAGCTATTGCCGAATAA
- the hoxU gene encoding bidirectional hydrogenase complex protein HoxU translates to MVVKTLIINNQLLTASEDQTILEAAKDAGIDIPTLCHLDGVSDVGACRLCLVEIEGSSKLQPACVTQVQEGMVIQTETEKLQTYRRMAVELLFAEGNHVCAVCVVNGNCQLQDVAVRVGMDHSRFPYQFPQRKVDLSHPQFGMDHNRCILCTRCVRVCDEIEGAHVWDVASRGGQSFIVSGINQPWGDVNACTSCGKCVDACPTGAIFRKGSTVAEMNHDPEKIRFLVTAREQKEWTR, encoded by the coding sequence ATGGTAGTAAAAACCCTAATAATAAATAATCAATTACTTACAGCATCGGAAGATCAGACAATTTTAGAAGCAGCTAAAGATGCAGGAATTGATATCCCTACCCTATGTCATTTAGACGGAGTTTCAGATGTGGGGGCTTGTCGTTTATGTTTAGTAGAAATTGAAGGTAGTTCTAAACTACAACCTGCTTGTGTCACTCAAGTACAAGAGGGCATGGTGATCCAGACAGAAACCGAAAAATTACAAACCTATCGACGGATGGCTGTAGAATTATTGTTTGCCGAAGGTAATCATGTTTGTGCCGTTTGTGTGGTCAATGGTAATTGTCAACTGCAAGATGTTGCGGTTAGAGTGGGGATGGATCACTCTCGCTTTCCTTATCAGTTTCCTCAGCGAAAAGTTGACCTATCTCATCCACAATTTGGCATGGATCATAACCGTTGTATTTTGTGTACCCGATGTGTTAGGGTTTGTGATGAAATAGAAGGGGCGCACGTTTGGGATGTAGCTAGTCGTGGGGGTCAATCTTTTATCGTTTCAGGTATTAACCAACCTTGGGGAGACGTTAATGCTTGTACCTCCTGCGGTAAATGTGTTGATGCTTGTCCCACAGGGGCTATTTTTAGAAAAGGGAGTACCGTTGCAGAAATGAATCACGATCCTGAAAAAATCAGATTTTTAGTAACAGCAAGGGAGCAAAAAGAATGGACTAGGTGA
- a CDS encoding SufE family protein, which produces MSSPETSLPPNLARIVEKFKRRSDPKKRYEQLLWYAKKLEAMPEESKVEENKVKGCVSQVYITADFQDGKIWYKGDSDAQLVKGLVALLIEGLNGLTPNEIIEVTPDFIEETGLNVSLTPSRANGFYNIFQMMKKKALAFQLGTSA; this is translated from the coding sequence ATGTCATCTCCAGAAACCTCCTTACCCCCTAACTTAGCTCGTATTGTTGAAAAGTTTAAACGGCGTTCTGACCCGAAAAAACGCTATGAACAATTACTTTGGTATGCTAAAAAATTAGAAGCCATGCCAGAAGAGAGTAAAGTAGAAGAAAACAAGGTTAAAGGATGTGTTTCTCAAGTTTATATCACCGCCGATTTTCAAGATGGTAAAATCTGGTATAAAGGGGATTCAGATGCTCAATTAGTTAAAGGGTTAGTGGCTTTATTAATCGAAGGATTAAATGGATTAACCCCTAATGAAATTATAGAAGTTACCCCTGATTTTATTGAAGAAACAGGACTTAACGTTAGCTTAACCCCATCTCGTGCCAATGGCTTCTATAATATATTTCAAATGATGAAAAAGAAAGCTTTAGCGTTTCAATTGGGAACCTCCGCTTGA
- a CDS encoding Uma2 family endonuclease produces MVQQINNQTENNIIYPDSDGQPMADNTKQFRLIVTIKENLELLFNDNRDVFVAGDLLWYPIQGNNKLRRAPDVMVVFGRPKGDRGSYKQWEENNISPQVVFEILSPGNTLAEMSQKFEFYNRYGVEEYYVYDPDKIDLCGWMREENQLKLIEIMDGWISPRLKVRFEITENDLQLFTPTDEPFLTYVELGKLKQEAEIRAKQAEKRAQEAEAKVKELEAKLRELGQL; encoded by the coding sequence ATGGTACAGCAGATAAATAACCAAACTGAAAATAATATTATCTATCCCGATAGTGATGGTCAACCCATGGCCGATAATACGAAACAGTTTCGATTAATTGTTACTATTAAAGAAAACTTAGAGTTATTATTTAACGATAACCGTGATGTTTTCGTTGCAGGTGACTTGTTATGGTATCCCATTCAAGGTAATAATAAACTACGACGCGCCCCTGATGTTATGGTAGTATTTGGTCGTCCGAAAGGGGATAGGGGTTCTTATAAACAATGGGAAGAAAATAATATTTCTCCTCAAGTCGTTTTTGAAATACTTTCCCCTGGTAATACGTTAGCAGAAATGAGCCAAAAATTTGAATTTTATAATCGTTATGGTGTGGAAGAATATTATGTCTATGATCCTGATAAAATTGATTTGTGTGGTTGGATGAGAGAAGAAAATCAGTTAAAATTAATTGAAATAATGGACGGCTGGATTAGTCCCCGTTTAAAAGTTCGGTTTGAAATAACTGAAAATGACTTACAATTATTTACCCCAACCGATGAACCTTTTTTAACCTATGTAGAATTAGGAAAATTGAAACAAGAAGCCGAAATAAGAGCAAAACAAGCTGAAAAAAGGGCGCAGGAAGCTGAAGCTAAAGTTAAGGAATTAGAAGCTAAATTAAGAGAATTAGGACAACTTTAA